GGGTGCCGTGGTATTGCGACAGAGGGGTGATCGGCGAATTTGACATCAGCCGCCGTGTGAGGCAATACCGGCCGCCCGCCGTGTCGTTGACCCTGATGTGAGCACTGCGCCGCCCCCTCCCCCGCCGCCGCCCGGCCGGCGCCCGTTCGGAATCGTCAGGCTGACGGAGCCGATAGCGGCGGTGCGGACCGGCCGGCCGGCCGCCATCCCGACGGCCGGCCGCTGGTACGGGCCGCGGGTGCCGCTGCCGCCGCTGAGCATCGACACGCTGCGCGGTCCGGGCATCCCTTCCTGAGGATCCGGGCATCTCTCCTTGAAGGAACGGGCAGCCTTTCCTGAGGAACGGGCTCCGGTTCCGCCTCCACCATCTGACATCACGTCACCGGGCTCGGCACTACGGCGGCATGACGATGTCTCCCGCTCTTAGTTCCAGGAATTCATTGCCGGGGGCCGGAGATCGGCGCTAGCTTCACTCGTCATGTACCCGTCCGCGTGCGGCCTGCACCCGGGTGGTTTTACGGATGATGTGGAGAACCCATGGCTCATCTGCGCTCCAGACGGCGTCACGCCCTGCTGGCCGTCCCCGTCGGACTGGCGCTCACCGCGTCGCTCGGTTTTCTGCCCGGCGCGGCCACCGCGGCCCCTCAGGGCACGTTCGCGGTACAGGCCCCCGTCACCACGGACGGCCCGCAGTTGTCGTACGTGGTCAACACGGACACCGCCCGCGGCACCGTCGCGAAGGTGAAGAAGGCCGTCACCCAGGCGGGTGGCACCATCGTGGCGGCCTACGACCGCATCGGCGTCATCGTCGCCCACTCCAAGAACCCCGAGTTCGGCGCGACCCTGCGCGCGGTGCCGGGCGTGACCTCCGCGGGCGCCACCCGCACGGCGCCGCTCGCCCCCGCCACCACCACCGATGTCGGCAAGCCCGAGAAGGTGAAGCTGCCGAAGGCCGTCGCCCAGAGCGCGGCCCGCTCGGCCACCGCCGGCGCGGAGCCGCTGGAGGGCCTCCAGTGGGACCTCGCCGCCATCAAGGCCGACAAGGCCGCGAAGGTCAACCCGGGCAGCAGGAACGTCACGGTCGGCGTCATCGACACCGGCGTGGACGACACCCACCCGGACCTGAAGCCGAACTTCTCCCGGAGCCAGTCGGCCAGCTGCGTCACCGGCAAGGCGGACACCCGTCCCGGTGCCTGGCGCCCGTTCGACCCGGCGGAGGACTACCACGGCACGCACGTGGCCGGTTCGATCGCCGCCGCCCGCAACGGCGTCGGCGTGGCCGGCGTCGCGCCCGGCGTGAAGGTCTCCGGCATCAAGGTCAGCCAGGACAAGACCTCGCTGTTCTACGCGGAGAGCGTGGTCTGCGCGTTCGTCTTCGCCGCCGACCACGGCATAGCCGTGACGAACAACAGCTACTACGTCGACCCGTGGCTCTACAACTGCGACGACGACCCGGACCAGAAGGCG
The window above is part of the Streptomyces syringium genome. Proteins encoded here:
- a CDS encoding S8 family peptidase, whose product is MAHLRSRRRHALLAVPVGLALTASLGFLPGAATAAPQGTFAVQAPVTTDGPQLSYVVNTDTARGTVAKVKKAVTQAGGTIVAAYDRIGVIVAHSKNPEFGATLRAVPGVTSAGATRTAPLAPATTTDVGKPEKVKLPKAVAQSAARSATAGAEPLEGLQWDLAAIKADKAAKVNPGSRNVTVGVIDTGVDDTHPDLKPNFSRSQSASCVTGKADTRPGAWRPFDPAEDYHGTHVAGSIAAARNGVGVAGVAPGVKVSGIKVSQDKTSLFYAESVVCAFVFAADHGIAVTNNSYYVDPWLYNCDDDPDQKAIRESVGRAARYAQDKGTINIASAGNSAHDLAAKEITDTTSPNDTKPLPRKIDPSKCLDVPAQLPGVVTVAATGVKSLKSYYSNYGQGQIDVAAPGGDRYQVPGLPAKDGRILSTMPGGDWAYLQGTSMAAPHVAGVAALLKSTHPKSSPQELQWLLKAQADNPGCPTAYDPDGDGKIDATCVGTQHVNSFYGYGIVDALDAVQD